Proteins encoded in a region of the Triticum dicoccoides isolate Atlit2015 ecotype Zavitan chromosome 3A, WEW_v2.0, whole genome shotgun sequence genome:
- the LOC119267413 gene encoding cold and drought-regulated protein CORA-like, with protein MGGGHDMHGGHNGGVKGFVSGLVNGGKGHGYGSSYGQGHGYGGGHVQGYGGHGQSYEHGYGGHAQHGHGGYEHGYGGGHAQHGHGHEHGYGGHVQQHGYGGGHAQLGYPPAAGAYPPHGGYQAHGYAPAAYPSHGAHHGHMGSYHTGHGGGHHHGGKHGGKYHGGKHGSRW; from the exons ATGGGTGGAGGCCACGACATGCACGGCGGCCACAACGGCGGCGTGAAGGGCTTCGTGTCCGGCCTCGTTAACGGCGGGAAAGGCCACGGCTACGGATCGTCATACGGCCAGGGGCACGGCTACGGCGGTGGCCACGTGCAGGGCTACGGCGGCCATGGCCAGAGCTACGAGCACGGGTACGGCGGGCATGCGCAGCACGGGCACGGCGGCTATGAGCACGGGTACGGCGGCGGACATGCGCAGCACGGCCATGGCCACGAGCACGGGTACGGCGGACACGTGCAGCAGCACGGATACGGCGGTGGCCACGCGCAGCTCGGGTACCCTCCTGCCGCCGGTGCCTACCCTCCGCACGGCGGTTACCAGGCGCACGGCTACGCGCCGGCGGCCTACCCCTCTCACGGGGCGCACCACG GTCACATGGGATCGTACCACACCGGGCATGGCGGCGGGCACCACCACGGCGGCAAGCACGGAGGCAAGTACCATGGCGGCAAGCACGGCAGTAGGTGGTGA